In a genomic window of Telopea speciosissima isolate NSW1024214 ecotype Mountain lineage chromosome 5, Tspe_v1, whole genome shotgun sequence:
- the LOC122661265 gene encoding uncharacterized protein LOC122661265, whose protein sequence is MASSNVNRWLRPEVYPLFAAIGVAVGICGFSLVRNICINPEVRVNKQNRAAGVLENHAEGQMYAEHGLRKFVRNKSPQIMPAINDFFTSPK, encoded by the exons ATGGCTTCCTCCAATGTTAATCGTTGGTTACGACCTGAG GTTTACCCTCTCTTCGCGGCCATTGGGGTTGCTGTGGGAATCTGTGGGTTTTCGTTGGTCCGTAACATCTGCATCAATCCTGAAGTCAG GGTAAACAAACAGAATAGAGCTGCTGGAGTGTTAGAGAACCATGCAGAAGGGCAAATGTATGCGGAACATGGTTTGAGGAAGTTTGTTCGCAACAAATCCCCTCAGATAATGCCTGCAATTAATGACTTCTTTACCAGCCCAAAATAA
- the LOC122661262 gene encoding uncharacterized protein LOC122661262 — protein MFNRSFRSGSFRPENLGQNALALIGNLCFAFFVLGVLIFTIIAATYQPEDPLFHPSTKITNFLTSTSNATFKSDDTVVKTGEDFMASNQTAFDTFINITDVPAVAAVENPLDCEGDIDKPIDCTDREIFNLLMKVAIEHFKDIHFYRFGKAVRGSNESTCDMAWRFRPNEGKTASLYKDYRRFVITRSGNCNYTVASIGDYHSGVNARKKKKNQKPGFEKLPKHVENPATLPVVGEIVNDTLPVVESESSFGRGKYLIYTGGGDRCKSMNHFLWSFLCSLGEAQYLNRTLVMDLTICLNSMYTSSHQDEEGKDFRFYFDFEHLKESASVLDQKQFWLDWGKWQSKDGLRLFLVEDFRITPMKIAEVKDTVIMRKFGSVEPDNYWYRVCEGETESVIQRPWHLIWKSRRLMDIVSGIASRLNWDFDSVHVVRGEKAKNKELWPNLAADTSPEALIPSLQNKLEDGRNVYIATDEPDTSFFNPLKDKYAIHFLDEYKDLWDENSEWYTETTKLNNGVPVEFDGYMRASVDTEVFLRGKKQIETFNDLTSDCKDGINTCRSST, from the coding sequence ATGTTTAATCGTTCTTTCAGATCTGGTAGTTTCCGACCAGAAAACTTAGGTCAAAATGCTCTTGCCCTGATAGGAAACCTTTGTTTCGCTTTTTTTGTACTTGGGGTCTTAATCTTTACCATTATTGCTGCGACCTACCAACCTGAAGATCCTTTGTTCCATCCATCAACCAAAATCACAAACTTTCTCACCTCAACTTCAAATGCTACCTTCAAATCCGATGACACCGTCGTTAAGACTGGTGAGGACTTTATGGCTTCTAATCAAACTGCATTTGATACTTTCATTAACATCACCGACGTTCCTGCTGTCGCCGCCGTGGAAAACCCACTTGATTGTGAGGGAGACATTGATAAACCCATCGACTGTACAGACAGGGAGATCTTTAATCTGTTGATGAAAGTAGCTATAGAACATTTTAAGGATATCCATTTTTACCGGTTTGGGAAAGCTGTGAGGGGATCAAATGAAAGCACTTGTGATATGGCATGGAGGTTTAGACCCAATGAAGGAAAAACTGCGTCTTTGTATAAGGACTACCGTAGGTTCGTGATTACTAGGTCTGGGAACTGTAATTACACTGTGGCTAGTATTGGGGATTACCATTCTGGTGTGAAtgcaaggaaaaagaagaagaaccagaaacCTGGGTTTGAGAAGCTGCCGAAGCATGTGGAGAATCCGGCTACTTTGCCTGTGGTTGGAGAAATTGTGAATGATACTCTTCCTGTGGTAGAGTCTGAGAGTTCTTTTGGTCGTGGCAAGTACTTGATTTATACCGGTGGCGGAGACAGGTGCAAGAGCATGAACCATTTCCTCTGGAGCTTCTTGTGCTCTTTGGGTGAAGCTCAGTACTTGAATCGTACATTGGTTATGGATTTAACTATCTGCTTAAATTCGATGTACACTTCATCCCATCAGGATGAGGAGGGGAAGGATTTCAGGttttactttgattttgagcaTTTGAAGGAGTCGGCATCTGTGCTGGACCAGAAACAGTTCTGGTTAGATTGGGGAAAATGGCAGAGCAAAGATGGTTTGCGTCTTTTCCTTGTGGAGGATTTTAGGATCACGCCGATGAAGATTGCTGAGGTAAAGGATACTGTGATTATGAGGAAGTTTGGATCCGTGGAGCCAGATAATTACTGGTATAGAGTTTGTGAAGGAGAGACTGAATCTGTCATCCAACGACCATGGCACCTCATCTGGAAATCTAGAAGGTTAATGGACATTGTATCTGGTATTGCCTCGAGGTTAAATTGGGATTTTGATTCTGTCCATGTGGTGAGAGGTGAGAAGGCAAAGAATAAGGAACTCTGGCCTAATCTAGCAGCTGATACTTCACCAGAAGCGCTTATTCCTTCTCTACAGAACAAGCTTGAAGATGGGAGGAATGTTTACATTGCCACCGATGAACCTGATACATCTTTTTTCAATCCTCTAAAAGACAAGTATGCAATTCATTTCCTTGACGAATATAAGGATCTCTGGGATGAGAACAGTGAGTGGTATACGGAGACCACGAAACTTAACAATGGAGTGCCAGTTGAGTTTGATGGTTACATGAGGGCATCAGTTGATACTGAGGTGTTTTTGAGGGGCAAAAAGCAGATCGAAACTTTCAATGATCTGACAAGTGACTGCAAAGATGGGATCAATACCTGCCGTTCATCCACTTGA
- the LOC122661264 gene encoding uncharacterized protein LOC122661264, translated as MIEQAKEELQILEAQHPNRFGFLKMELRNLIYGETDTSSPTRYYHNSFVSYRKDSITSSPNSSATTQASSNGKRRKFSEIRKPEANPQSTKRKIRRSNHSMEMLDAAIERAEECLRKIKEIKTSFANQ; from the exons ATGATTGAACAAGCAAAGGAAGAATTGCAGATTCTGGAAGCCCAACACCCGAATCGATTTGGGTTTCTAAAGATGGAGCTTAGAAACTTAATCTATGGAGAAACTGATACATCGTCTCCCACCCGATATTACCACAACAGTTTCGTTTCGTATCGGAAGGACTCCATCACCTCCTCGCCTAACTCCTCTGCAACCACACAAG cttcATCAAATGGAAAGAGGAGAAAGTTTTCTGAGATTCGAAAACCTGAGGCTAATCCACAGTCAACAAAACGAAAAATTCGAAGGTCGAATCACTCGATGGAAATGCTAGATGCTGCCATTGAAAGGGCTGAAGAATGCctaagaaaaatcaaagaaatcaaaacaagTTTTGCAAATCAATGA
- the LOC122660907 gene encoding purine permease 1-like, whose translation MEMEHMEVSHQQVLKKEDDAKISKYLRKPFLLLNCAMLGIGNCGGPLLMRLYFARGGNRIWFSSWLQTGGWPFILFTLAASYLYRRRSNKGGGGSDSADDDTKLFFMKPFVFIACTVIGILTGLVNYLYAYGVARLPVSTSSLIVASQLGFTAFFAFFLVRQKFTSYSINTVFLLTLAAVVLGLHTGGDRPANESKKEYFMGFFLTIASSALYGLVLPMVELTYKKAKQVITYSLVMEMQLVISIFATLFCTIGMLVNKDFEVIGREAREYELGESKYYLVVACSTVIWQFFFLGSIGVIFYGSSLLAAVIITTLLPVTEILAVFFFHESFNVEKGISLVLSLWGFASYFYGEFKASKKSNQTPKPGDPQHHPPSPHF comes from the exons ATGGAGATGGAACACATGGAGGTTAGCCACCAGCAGGTGCTGAAGAAAGAGGATGATGCCAAGATAAGCAAATATCTCAGAAAACCCTTTCTCCTGTTAAACTGTGCAATGTTAGGCATTGGGAACTGCGGCGGTCCACTGTTGATGCGGCTTTACTTCGCGCGTGGTGGTAACCGAATTTGGTTCTCAAGTTGGTTGCAGACTGGTGGGTGGCCCTTCATTTTATTTACTCTCGCGGCGTCCTACTTGTACCGCCGCCGTAGcaacaaaggaggaggaggtaGTGATTCAGCTGATGATGACACAAAACTCTTCTTTATGAAGCCCTTCGTCTTCATTGCCTGCACCGTCATTGGAATCCTCACCGGCTTGGTTAACTACCTCTATGCTTATGGAGTGGCACGTTTGCCTGTCTCCACCTCTTCTCTTATAGTTGCATCTCAGTTGGGTTTCACtgctttctttgctttttttctAGTGAGGCAGAAGTTCACATCTTACTCTATCAACACGGTTTTTTTGTTGACGTTGGCGGCGGTGGTGCTTGGCCTTCATACTGGTGGTGACCGTCCGGCTAATGAGTCTAAGAAGGAGTACTTTATGGGTTTCTTCTTGACGATTGCATCGTCTGCGTTGTATGGGTTGGTTTTACCCATGGTGGAGCTCACTTACAAGAAAGCTAAGCAGGTCATCACTTACTCCCTCGTCATGGAGATGCAGTTGGTTATTTCCATCTTTGCCACTCTTTTCTGCACCATAGGGATGCTCGTAAACAAAGACTTTGAg GTCATTGGAAGAGAAGCAAGAGAGTATGAACTTGGGGAAAGCAAGTACTACTTGGTTGTGGCATGTAGTACAGTTATTTGGCAGTTCTTCTTCTTAGGATCAATTGGTGTCATCTTTTATGGTTCGTCATTACTTGCAGCTGTTATAATTACCACTCTACTACCAGTTACAGAGATCTTGgctgttttcttctttcatgAGTCATTCAATGTAGAGAAGGGGATTTCTCTCGTTTTGTCATTATGGGGTTTTGCCTCCTATTTCTATGGTGAGTTCAAAGCAAGCAAGAAAAGCaatcaaaccccaaaaccaGGAGATCCTCAACACCATCCTCCATCACCACATTTCTAA
- the LOC122661263 gene encoding uncharacterized protein LOC122661263 gives MTAAERVKAKMKLQLTNAAKKDSAMGIGAGWERFEFNKDAPLDDEEIEAADDDKVLVKHIGQSFRFSAVEARREEEIKAAHDKAMFGAPTAPPLVIPDEVPTKETEIKQSNENSAVKDLVNDKVLAKQQGSWRDRTRKLCNEPTS, from the exons ATG ACTGCAGCTGAGAGAGTTAAAGCCAAGATGAAGCTTCAGCTTACAAATGCTG CTAAGAAGGATTCAGCAATGGGTATAGGTGCTGGATGGGAACGTTTCGAGTTCAACAAAGATGCTCCACTTGATGATGAAGAAATAGAAG CGGCAGATGATGACAAGGTCTTGGTCAAGCATATTGGTCAGAGTTTTCGGTTTTCTGCTGTGGAG gcaagaagggaagaagaaatcaaggcTGCTCATGACAAGGCCATGTTTGGAGCGCCAACAGCCCCACCACTTGTCATTCCAGATGAAGTACCAACCAAGGAAACTGAGATAAAACAGAGCAATGAAAACAGTGCTGTTAAAGACCTTGTAAATGACAAG GTACTAGCTAAGCAACAAGGTTCTTGGCGAGATCGAACCCGTAAACTTTGTAATGAACCAACAAGCTGA